In Hermetia illucens chromosome 5, iHerIll2.2.curated.20191125, whole genome shotgun sequence, a single window of DNA contains:
- the LOC119657138 gene encoding cytochrome P450 CYP12A2-like, which produces MLSRASCRLQAINIHYRNAALRLFSSQVHANSIDLTANDFERNYETALPYSKIPGPSAFTFLKNALPAGKLFGKPFDEIIKVYRREYGDLFKFPSLFGSMEFVATHKPEDFQTVFRTEGQWPERMGLKTMIHYRTKVRPDIFGKRSGLANAQGKEWGEFRSTVNPVMMQPRNTMIYIPKVDAVAVDFVKRIQRIRDAKTKEVPENFENELNKWALEAVAVIALDAHLGLLDDNYNKRSAKLIQGAKDSFRLMLELEFKPSLWRFISTPKFKKMIEALDMVTDISCEIIEEARERFSNKRESSKNHDESVLEKLLQIDPILAKLMAIDMLFGGIDTTSSAVTSLLYLLAKNPEKQEILRQEIMTKLPTKDSLLTAENMKHFPYLRACLKESLRILPTVGGNIRTVPQNIILQGYQIPKGTAVSMGTSILLREDEHFPNAKKYEPERWLKKDGVPAPAKSAHPYIFLPFGFGPRMCVGKRFAEMEIETLVTRIIRNFQVEWHHPDLKFKFISVNVPADNLLFTFKDI; this is translated from the exons ATGTTATCAAGAGCAAGTTGCAGACTCCAAGCAATCAACATCCATTATCGAAATGCAGCTCTTCGATTATTCTCATCGCAAGTACATGCTAACAGT ATCGATTTAACAGCAAACGATTTTGAGAGGAATTACGAAACCGCATTACCTTATTCTAAAATTCCTGGACCATCAGCattcacttttttgaaaaacgcTCTACCCGCTG GAAAATTATTTGGCAAACCATTTGATGAAATTATAAAAGTATACCGACGAGAATATGGAGACCTCTTCAAATTCCCTTCGTTATTTGGCAGTATGGAATTCGTTGCGACCCACAAACCTGAAGATTTTCAAACAGTTTTCCGAACTGAAGGACAATGGCCCGAAAGAATGGGGTTGAAAACGATGATACATTATAGAACCAAAGTGCGTCCCGATATATTCGGGAAACGTTCGGGATTAGCAAATGC TCAGGGTAAAGAATGGGGCGAGTTTCGATCAACTGTTAATCCAGTGATGATGCAACCCAGAAATACCATGATATACATCCCGAAGGTAGATGCTGTTGCAGTCGACTTCGTGAAGAG AATACAGCGAATACGTGATGCCAaaacaaaggaagtgcctgagaacTTCGAAAATGAACTCAACAAATGGGCATTGGAAGCAGTGGCGGTAATTGCTCTGGATGCACATCTCGGATTGCTTGATGATAACTATAATAAAAGAAGTGCCAAATTAATTCAAGGAGCCAAAGATTCTTTCAGGCTTATGTTGGAATTGGAATTCAAACCATCCCTCTGGCGCTTCATCAGTACGCCGAAGTTCAAAAAAATGATAGAAGCTCTTGATATGGTCACAGATATCAGTTGCGAAATTATTGAAGAGGCCAGAGAAAGATTCAGCAATAAACGGGAAAGCTCCAAAAATCACGATGAAAGCGTACTTGAGAAACTACTTCAAATCGATCCAATCCTCGCGAAACTGATGGCAATCGATATGCTTTTCGGAGGTATAGATACG ACATCTTCAGCGGTCACAAGTCTTTTGTACTTGCTCGCCAAAAATCCAGAGAAGCAAGAAATTCTTCGTCAAGAAATTATGACAAAACTTCCCACGAAAGATTCGTTATTGACCGCTGAAAACATGAAGCACTTCCCTTATTTACGAGCATGTCTTAAGGAAAGTCTAAGGATTCTCCCTACCGTAGGTGGGAATATTCGAACCGTTCCCCAGAATATAATACTTCAGGGATATCAAATTCCAAAAGGAACCGCAGTATCGATGGGGACTAGTATTCTACTCCGTGAAGATGAACATTTCCCAAATGCGAAGAAATATGAACCCGAAAGATGGCTGAAAAAGGATGGCGTACCAGCTCCTGCCAAGTCTGCCCACCCATATATTTTTTTGCCGTTCGGCTTCGGACCACGTATGTGTGTTGGAAAACGATTTGCAGAAATGGAGATAGAAACACTTGTAACACGAATCATACGGAATTTCCAGGTTGAGTGGCATCATCCAgacttgaaatttaaatttatctcTGTCAACGTGCCCGctgataatttattatttactttcAAAGATATTTAG
- the LOC119658079 gene encoding cytochrome P450 CYP12A2-like isoform X2: MFLRGTCKFHTINIRYQNSALRLLSSQVQTNNIDITSKGFETDYKNALPYSKIPGPSAFTFLRSVLPGGKYCGKNIDEVSKEFRREYGDLYKFPSIFGSQGFVATNKPEDFQTIFRTEGHWPDRTELKTIVYYRTKIRPDIFGKYSGLANSQGKEWGDFRSAVNPAMMHPKNTKIYIPKVDEVATDFVNRIHQIRDPKTKEAPENFSNDLNRWALEAVSVIAMDTRLGLLHDKHDKRSAKLIQGAKDAFKLSFDLEFKPSLWKFFSTPQFKKLIEALDAVTDVSCEIIDEAQEQLKNKPRGSPSDEESVLEKLLQIDPLIAKVMAIDMLFGGMDTTSSTATSLLYFLAKNPEKQEILRKEIMTILPSKDSLLTVENMKNVPYLRACLKESLRMFPTVGVNVRRAGQNLVLQGYQIPKGTMITMGTNMLQNEDKYYPNADKFEPERWLKKDGLPAPAKSAHPFIFLPFGFGPRMCAGKRFAEMEIETLIARIIRNFQVEWHHPDLKFVFTSVYVPADKLLFTFKDI; encoded by the exons ATTGATATAACTTCGAAAGGATTTGAAACCGATTACAAGAATGCACTACCTTACTCTAAAATACCTGGACCATCAGCATTCACGTTTTTGAGAAGTGTTTTGCCCGGAG GAAAATATTGTGGCAAGAATATAGATGAGGTTAGCAAAGAATTCCGGCGGGAGTATGGAGACCTCTACAAATTCCCTTCTATATTTGGTAGTCAGGGGTTCGTTGCAACCAACAAACCTGAAGATTTCCAAACAATTTTCCGAACTGAAGGACATTGGCCCGATCGAACAGAGTTGAAGACTATAGTATATTACAGAACCAAAATTCGTCCTGACATATTCGGAAAATATTCAGGATTAGCAAATAG TCAAGGTAAAGAGTGGGGCGACTTTCGGTCAGCTGTCAATCCTGCGATGATGCATcccaaaaatactaaaatttaCATCCCGAAGGTGGATGAGGTTGCAACTGATTTTGTGAACAG AATACACCAAATTCGTGACCCAAAGACGAAGGAAGCTCCAGAAAACTTCTCAAATGACCTCAACAGATGGGCTCTTGAAGCAGTGTCAGTGATTGCTATGGATACACGTCTTGGATTACTTCACGATAAACATGATAAAAGAAGCGCTAAATTAATTCAAGGAGCAAAGGATGCATTCAAACTGAGTTTCGACCTGGAATTCAAACCATCGTTGTGGAAGTTCTTCAGTACCCCGCAGTTCAAAAAATTGATAGAAGCTCTTGATGCCGTAACGGATGTTAGTTGTGAAATTATTGACGAAGCCCAAGAACAGCTGAAGAATAAGCCAAGAGGTTCACCTAGTGACGAAGAAAGCGTACTAGAAAAGCTACTTCAAATTGATCCGCTCATCGCAAAAGTTATGGCCATCGATATGCTTTTTGGTGGAATGGATACG ACCTCTTCAACAGCCACCAGTCTTCTGTACTTTCTAGCTAAGAATCCCGAGAAGCAAGAAATTCTTCGTAAGGAAATTATGACAATACTTCCCTCCAAGGACTCGTTATTGACCGTTGAAAACATGAAGAACGTCCCCTATTTACGAGCATGTCTGAAGGAAAGTCTAAGAATGTTTCCTACCGTAGGGGTAAATGTTCGCAGAGCAGGGCAGAACCTAGTACTTCAAGGATACCAAATTCCAAAAGGAACGATGATAACAATGGGGACAAATATGCTACAAAATGAGGATAAATATTATCCGAATGCAGATAAATTTGAACCAGAGCGATGGCTGAAGAAGGATGGCCTACCCGCTCCTGCCAAATCTGCACATCCTTTTATTTTCTTACCATTTGGATTTGGACCTCGCATGTGTGCTGGAAAGCGCTTTGCTGAAATGGAAATAGAAACACTCATAGCCCGAATCATACGGAATTTCCAGGTTGAGTGGCATCATCCagatttaaaatttgtttttacatCTGTCTACGTACCCGCTGAcaaactattatttactttcaaAGATATTTAG
- the LOC119657136 gene encoding cytochrome P450 CYP12A2-like, whose amino-acid sequence MLSSFEMLPRASCRLQAINIHYQNATLRLFSSQVHVNSIDLTANDFRRNYETALPYSEIPGPSAFTLMKNALPGGKLFGKEFDVISKEYRREYGDLFKFPSIFGSMEFVATHKPEDFQTVFRTEGQWPERMGLKTMIHYRTKVRPDIFGKHSGLANAQGKEWGDFRSAVNPVMMQPRNTMIYIPKVDAVAVDFVKRIQRIRNAKTKEVPDNFENELNKWALEAVAVIAMDARLGLLHDNYNKRSAKLIQGARDAFRLMFELEFRPSLWRFISTPKFKKFIEALDAVTDVSCEIIEEAGERFNKKPESSENHDESVLEKLLQIDPLLAKVMAIDMLFGGIDTTSSAITSLLYLLAKNPDKQENLRQEIMTKLPNKDSSLTAESMKHFPYLRACLKESLRVLPTVGGNVRTVAQNIILQGYQIPKGTTVSMGTGALLREDEHFPNANKYEPERWLKKDGVPAPAKSAHPYIFLPFGFGPRMCVGKRFAEMEIETLVARIIRNFHVEWHHPDLKFKFTSVNVPADKLLFTFKDI is encoded by the exons ATGCTGTCAAGCTTCGAAATGCTACCAAGAGCAAGTTGCAGACTCCAAGCAATAAATATTCATTATCAAAATGCAACTCTTCGATTATTCTCATCCCAAGTACACGTCAACAGT ATCGATTTAACAGCAAACGATTTTAGAAGGAACTACGAAACCGCATTACCTTACTCTGAAATTCCCGGACCATCAGCGTTTACCTTGATGAAAAATGCTTTACCCGGTG GTAAATTGTTTGGCAAAGAATTTGATGTAATTTCAAAAGAATACCGACGAGAATATGGAGACCTCTTCAAATTCCCTTCAATATTTGGCAGTATGGAGTTCGTTGCAACCCACAAACCTGAAGATTTTCAAACAGTTTTCCGAACTGAAGGACAATGGCCCGAAAGAATGGGGTTGAAAACTATGATACATTACAGAACCAAAGTGCGTCCCGATATATTTGGAAAACATTCAGGACTAGCAAATGC TCAGGGTAAAGAGTGGGGCGACTTTCGATCAGCTGTTAATCCAGTGATGATGCAACCCAGAAACACCATGATATATATCCCGAAGGTAGATGCTGTTGCAGTTGATTTCGTGAAGAG AATACAGCGGATTCGTAATGCCAaaacaaaggaagtgcctgacaACTTCGAAAATGAACTCAACAAATGGGCATTGGAAGCAGTGGCAGTAATCGCTATGGATGCACGTCTTGGATTGCTCCATGATAACTATAATAAAAGAAGTGCCAAATTAATTCAAGGAGCCAGGGATGCATTCAGGCTTATGTTCGAATTGGAATTCAGGCCATCCCTCTGGCGCTTCATCAGTACGCCGAAGTTCAAAAAATTTATAGAAGCTCTTGATGCGGTCACGGATGTTAGTTGCGAAATTATTGAAGAGGCCGGAGAAAGATTCAATAAGAAACCGGAAAGCTCCGAAAATCACGACGAAAGCGTACTTGAGAAACTACTTCAAATCGACCCACTCCTCGCAAAGGTGATGGCCATCGATATGCTTTTTGGAGGAATAGACACG ACATCTTCGGCGATCACAAGTCTTTTGTACTTACTCGCCAAAAATCCCGACAAACAGGAAAATCTTCGTCAAGAAATTATGACAAAACTTCCCAACAAGGATTCATCATTAACAGCTGAAAGCATGAAGCATTTCCCGTATTTGCGAGCATGTCTTAAAGAAAGCCTAAGGGTTCTTCCTACTGTAGGTGGAAATGTTCGAACCGTTGCTCAGAATATAATACTTCAGGGATATCAAATTCCAAAAGGAACAACAGTATCGATGGGGACTGGTGCTCTACTCCGTGAAGATGAACACTTTCCAAATGCAAACAAATATGAACCCGAAAGATGGCTGAAGAAGGATGGCGTACCAGCTCCTGCCAAGTCTGCACATCCATATATTTTCTTGCCGTTTGGTTTCGGACCTCGTATGTGTGTTGGAAAACGATTTGCAGAAATGGAGATAGAAACACTTGTAGCGCGAATTATACGGAATTTCCACGTTGAGTGGCATCATCCAGACTTGAAGTTTAAGTTTACATCTGTCAATGTGCCGGCTgataaattattatttactttcaaagatatttaa
- the LOC119658079 gene encoding cytochrome P450 CYP12A2-like isoform X1, which produces MFLRISCKLQPINTSYQNTTLRLLSSQVQTNSIDITSKGFETDYKNALPYSKIPGPSAFTFLRSVLPGGKYCGKNIDEVSKEFRREYGDLYKFPSIFGSQGFVATNKPEDFQTIFRTEGHWPDRTELKTIVYYRTKIRPDIFGKYSGLANSQGKEWGDFRSAVNPAMMHPKNTKIYIPKVDEVATDFVNRIHQIRDPKTKEAPENFSNDLNRWALEAVSVIAMDTRLGLLHDKHDKRSAKLIQGAKDAFKLSFDLEFKPSLWKFFSTPQFKKLIEALDAVTDVSCEIIDEAQEQLKNKPRGSPSDEESVLEKLLQIDPLIAKVMAIDMLFGGMDTTSSTATSLLYFLAKNPEKQEILRKEIMTILPSKDSLLTVENMKNVPYLRACLKESLRMFPTVGVNVRRAGQNLVLQGYQIPKGTMITMGTNMLQNEDKYYPNADKFEPERWLKKDGLPAPAKSAHPFIFLPFGFGPRMCAGKRFAEMEIETLIARIIRNFQVEWHHPDLKFVFTSVYVPADKLLFTFKDI; this is translated from the exons ATTGATATAACTTCGAAAGGATTTGAAACCGATTACAAGAATGCACTACCTTACTCTAAAATACCTGGACCATCAGCATTCACGTTTTTGAGAAGTGTTTTGCCCGGAG GAAAATATTGTGGCAAGAATATAGATGAGGTTAGCAAAGAATTCCGGCGGGAGTATGGAGACCTCTACAAATTCCCTTCTATATTTGGTAGTCAGGGGTTCGTTGCAACCAACAAACCTGAAGATTTCCAAACAATTTTCCGAACTGAAGGACATTGGCCCGATCGAACAGAGTTGAAGACTATAGTATATTACAGAACCAAAATTCGTCCTGACATATTCGGAAAATATTCAGGATTAGCAAATAG TCAAGGTAAAGAGTGGGGCGACTTTCGGTCAGCTGTCAATCCTGCGATGATGCATcccaaaaatactaaaatttaCATCCCGAAGGTGGATGAGGTTGCAACTGATTTTGTGAACAG AATACACCAAATTCGTGACCCAAAGACGAAGGAAGCTCCAGAAAACTTCTCAAATGACCTCAACAGATGGGCTCTTGAAGCAGTGTCAGTGATTGCTATGGATACACGTCTTGGATTACTTCACGATAAACATGATAAAAGAAGCGCTAAATTAATTCAAGGAGCAAAGGATGCATTCAAACTGAGTTTCGACCTGGAATTCAAACCATCGTTGTGGAAGTTCTTCAGTACCCCGCAGTTCAAAAAATTGATAGAAGCTCTTGATGCCGTAACGGATGTTAGTTGTGAAATTATTGACGAAGCCCAAGAACAGCTGAAGAATAAGCCAAGAGGTTCACCTAGTGACGAAGAAAGCGTACTAGAAAAGCTACTTCAAATTGATCCGCTCATCGCAAAAGTTATGGCCATCGATATGCTTTTTGGTGGAATGGATACG ACCTCTTCAACAGCCACCAGTCTTCTGTACTTTCTAGCTAAGAATCCCGAGAAGCAAGAAATTCTTCGTAAGGAAATTATGACAATACTTCCCTCCAAGGACTCGTTATTGACCGTTGAAAACATGAAGAACGTCCCCTATTTACGAGCATGTCTGAAGGAAAGTCTAAGAATGTTTCCTACCGTAGGGGTAAATGTTCGCAGAGCAGGGCAGAACCTAGTACTTCAAGGATACCAAATTCCAAAAGGAACGATGATAACAATGGGGACAAATATGCTACAAAATGAGGATAAATATTATCCGAATGCAGATAAATTTGAACCAGAGCGATGGCTGAAGAAGGATGGCCTACCCGCTCCTGCCAAATCTGCACATCCTTTTATTTTCTTACCATTTGGATTTGGACCTCGCATGTGTGCTGGAAAGCGCTTTGCTGAAATGGAAATAGAAACACTCATAGCCCGAATCATACGGAATTTCCAGGTTGAGTGGCATCATCCagatttaaaatttgtttttacatCTGTCTACGTACCCGCTGAcaaactattatttactttcaaAGATATTTAG